Genomic DNA from Enterococcus saccharolyticus subsp. saccharolyticus:
TGTTCGTTATCTACATTCACATACATCCATTATTCATGAAGATGACTATTTAAATACTGTCAAATTAGTGACAGAAGTTGTTCGTCGCTTGGATGATAAAAAAGTGAGCGAATTGAGAAGTTATTAAATAAAAATAGAGCTAAGAATCTTTTATTAGATTTCTAGCTCTATTTTTTATTTGCGTGTCGTTAGCGAAACGTTTACACTAAGAACAAAAGGTGAGGAGGAATTTTTATGAAACTAACGGTTTTAGGTTGCCTGGGCGCCTATCCTTACAAAGGTGAAGGGACAACAAGCTTTTTGTTGCAATCAGAAGGCTATAATTTGTTGATTGATGCAGGGAGTGCCACATTGATTCAATTAGAAAAAGTATTCGATCCTTTGGCGTTGGATGCAGTGATTCTTAGTCATTATCATCCAGATCACATTGCTGATTTAGGGGTATTACAACACTACTGGCAACTATTTCCTAAGACAGAGGAACGTCCTGTTTTACCTATTTATGGTCATAGTGAAGATGCAGAGCAATTTGCTCGTTTGACGTTACCGAATGTTTCAGAAGGTCACGATTACCTAAAAGTAGAACAGTTGAACTTAGGGCCGTTTTCTGTTACATTTATGAAGACGATTCATCCTGTCGTTTGCTATGCAATGCGGTTTGTGGAAAATAGTACAGGTAAAATATTTGTATTTACTGGTGACTCTGGTTATTTGGAAAGTTTTGTTGAGTTTGCGAAAGATGCGGATTTATTCTTAGCAGATACGTACCTGTTTGAAGGGAATGAAAATCACATCGCACACTTTACTTCTAAAGAAGCTGGAGAAATTTCACGTCAAGCAAGTGTGAAAAAATTAGTTTTAACGCACTTGCCTCAATTCGGTGATTTAGAACAATTACGTACCGAAGCCAGTGCAGCAGCACAGCATGAAGTGCCTGTCGAATTAGCAAAAGTAGGGAAAACTTTTGAAATTTAGGAGGAACGAAGCATGATTTTTGTACCAAATGATTTAAGAGACCCACGAGTAAATTTAGCGATTGAAACGTTTTTATTACAAGAAATGGCGATTGACGAGCCGATTTTACTTTTTTATATCAATGAACCATCAATTATCATTGGTCGTAACCAAAATACGATTGAAGAAATTAATAAAGAATACGTTGATGAAAAAGGAATTCATGTTGTTCGCCGTTTTAGTGGTGGTGGGGCAGTTTATCACGATGAAGGAAATCTAAACTTTAGTTTCATCATGCCTGATGATGGGGATTCATTCCGTGATTTTGAAAAAGTAACGAAGCCGATTATTCAAGCGTTGCATGATATGGGCGTTG
This window encodes:
- a CDS encoding MBL fold metallo-hydrolase yields the protein MKLTVLGCLGAYPYKGEGTTSFLLQSEGYNLLIDAGSATLIQLEKVFDPLALDAVILSHYHPDHIADLGVLQHYWQLFPKTEERPVLPIYGHSEDAEQFARLTLPNVSEGHDYLKVEQLNLGPFSVTFMKTIHPVVCYAMRFVENSTGKIFVFTGDSGYLESFVEFAKDADLFLADTYLFEGNENHIAHFTSKEAGEISRQASVKKLVLTHLPQFGDLEQLRTEASAAAQHEVPVELAKVGKTFEI